In Deefgea piscis, the genomic window TTGAATTGGCGCTTAATGCAAGCGCCAGCCAGCGTGATTGATTATGTGGTGATTCACGAATTGGCGCATTTGGCACAAATGAATCATTCGGCCCGTTTTTGGGCGATTGTTGCCAAAGCCTGCCCAAATTGGAAAACTGAACGTGATTGGCTCAAGCAGCATGCCGTGGCCTTGCTGGCTTGGGGCTAATTTGGGTTTGGTCTTTAAAAGCAGGCTTAGCCTTATCACTTCGCCGCGCTTATCTGCGCGGGTTCAGCATCTCATTTTGCTTATTTCTCTGCTCATCCTTAATAGTCATTGTTTTAAATTGAGTTGTGAAGTCGCCGCCGCTCGCCAAAAAATCAAAAACGCCAGACGTCATTGACTGACTATTGATCTATAAGTGGCACGACTTCGACGCTGGCTTGCGGTGTAGGGCTTGGGGTATTGCTCGCAGGCTTGGATGCGCTCATCGCATCGATTGCCATACCCCCGGCAGCAACCGTTCCGGTTGCCACCATTTTGGTCGCGTCATAAGCCAAGCCAACCGCGCTGGTAGTCACGCCAACGGCAACTGAACTAACTAGGGCCGCGGTAGTCACAACGGCACAACCATTGAGAAATAAGGTCAAGCAAAGCACGATGGATAATTTAAACACTCGGTAATCCGCAATCGATAGAAAGGCATGGATTGTCGGCGACTTGGCGCGATTGGTCGAGATAAAAAAGCACTCAGTAAAAAACTGTAAGGGAGTAGATATTACTAGGTAGATCTGGTTTAATCCATTGCGATTGATTTTAATGCTCGCTGCTTAAATGATTGGCGACGATGCCTTGCTAAACAATAATGGTTTTTTATTTAGCGATTTAATCGAATTTATTTAGATTCCCCGTTTTTGTTTTTGTAAAATTAAGCATTTAGGTAAGAATGAAAAAAATTCTGATTGCAAAACTCACCTCGCTGGGTGATATTTTATTCGTCATGCCAATGATTAGTGATATTCAATATCATTTCCCAGACGCACAGATTGATTGGTTGGTGGATGCGCAATTTGCTGAGTTGCCGGCAATGCATCCGGCAATTAATCGAGTGATAGCCGTGCCTTTGCGCGGCTATAGGCGTAAATCAATCCGGCAAAATTGGCATGTTATTCAATCGGCAATTAAGCAATTGCGTTGTGAGCATTACGATGTCATTTTAGATTGTCATGGCATGATTAAATCGGCGTTATTTAGTCAAGTTGCTAAAGCCAAATTAATTATTGGGCCACCCGATTATCGTTTAGGAGAAAAGGCCGCGCGTTGGGCTTATCATCGGCAAGTGGTGCCTGATGCCAATTTGCCCGCAGTCGCTTGGTATCGCAGTTATGCCGCATTAGCACTGAATTATTCAATTGAAACTGAAATTGATTTTGGTCTGCAAGCCGATGAATGTTTACCGAGCTGGCTGCCGGCCAATCGTCCGTATGTGATGTGTTTTCATGCCGCATCCAAGGCCGAAAAAACTTGGCCAGTGGCGCAATGGTTAGAGGTATTGCAGCCCCTAGAACAGCAGGGCGTGATGGCGATTTTGCCATGGGGCACCGAGGGCGAATATGCGGTGGCTCAGCAAATCGCAGCGGGATTAAAACTGGCGATGGTGCCGCCTAAATTGACGATTGCTCAGATTGCCAGTTTGATTCGCCATGCTGATTGGTCGATTGGGGTGGATACCGGCATGACGCATTTGGCAGAAAACATGGGCCGCGCCACGATTGCGCTGTATACGCAAACCGATTCGGCCAGCTATCACCCAGTGTGGAATACCCAAGCTTATTCTTTGGGTGGGCAAGGGGTAGTTCCACAGGCGAAGCAAGTGTTAGCCATTATGGGTATTGCTGCCTAATCATTGTATTTAATGATTTAGGCGGCAATACCTATCGCCCCATGCCGCCAACTTGCTGCGCTAAATAAGTGGCATAGTTATCGGTCATGCCACCGATAAAATCGAGCACTCGGCGGTAGGCTTCGATTAATGGCCATTCTTTTTTCGGCGCGTTGTAATCCATTAAATCAAGCACTCGGCGCATGCGAAAGGGCATTTCTGCGCTGATATGCTGCTCGTAGGCGGCGGTGCAAAAGGCGCTGAGTAAGATTTCTAAGCAGGTAAATGAGCCGACTTCGATTTCAATTTTGCGGCGCTCGTTAAAAATCCGGTCGCGCGCCAGTTGTTTAGCTTCGGCCAAGCCCAATCGCATGCTGGGTGGACAATCATTGAGTAAATCACCTTGGTAAGTGCCCGCCATAATCCGCTCATAGTGCGTCATAAAGGTGGCGGCCACATCGCGGATGCTGCGATCAATGGCTTTGCCGCGCAGTAGCGAGATTTTGCGCCGGGTGGAGGGCGCTGCGGCGACTTCGAGTTGCAACAGACTGGTTTCGCCGCCGCAAATTTTCATCAGTAAAGGTTCAACCGTTTCATACGGTAGTGTGCCTATTTCAATCCCGTCTTCTAAATCTAAAATGGCGTAGCAAATATCATCGGCCGCTTCCATTAAATAAGACAGGGGATGGCGGGCCCATTTATTGGTTTCCAGTAGTGGCAGGCCGAGTTCTTCGGCGACATTGGCTAAGATTTTTAGCTCGGATTGATAGCAGCTAAATTTGCCTTTGGTTCCGGCAAACTCACTGCTCCACGGGTATTTGAGCGTGGTGCCCAGCGTGGCATAGGTGAGGCGCAGGCCACCATCAAAACGATGGTTTTCAAGCTGAGTGATGATGCGAAAACCTTGTGCATTGCCTTCATACGTCATCAGATCACGGCGCTCAGCAGCGGTGAGCGTTTGCATTAAATACGCTTGCTCGGGACGGCGAAACCAGTCGCGAATGGCGTATTCGCCAGCGTGACCAAATGGCGGGTTACCGATATCGTGCGCCAAACAGGCCGCTTGAACGATGCCGCCCAAATCAAATGGACTGACGTGCGCGGGCAGTTGGCCTTTGAGCTGCTCGCCAATCAGCACGCCTAAGCTGCGACCAACGCAAGCGACTTCGATGCTGTGGGTGAGGCGGGTATGGACATGGTCGTTTTCGGTCATCGGATGCACTTGGGTTTTGCGTCCCATGCGGCGAAAAGGCGAGCAAAAAACGATGCGGTCGTGATCTTTGTGGTAATTGCTGCGTCCCGCTTCAAAATCGGGAAGGCTGCCATCATCGACACCTAGGCGGTTGGCCGAGAGCAGTTGTTGCCAGTTCATCATGCGGCTTGCTCCATACGTTGGAAGTAGGCTTTAAAGTCCGCCAGTGAGACAGGGCGACTGTAGTAAAAGCCTTGTATTGTGTCACATTGATGCTGCTGTAAAAATGCGGCGGTAGCGGCGTTTTCGACGCCTTCGGCGACCACGGTGAGCTGCAGACGATGGGCGAGTTCGATAATGCTTTGCACAATCGCCGCATCTTTGTGGGAACTAGCCATTGATTGAATAAAGCTGCGATCAATTTTAAGCTCATCAATCGGCAGCCGCTTTAAATAGGATAAAGAGGAGTAGCCAGTGCCAAAATCGTCCAAAGACAGCAGGCAGCCCATTTGTTTGAGTTGCTCTAATTGTTTCAGGGCGGCTTCAATATCGGCAATGAGTGCCGATTCGGTTATTTCTAACACTAGGGTATTGGCTGGAATATCCCATACTTCAAGCGCGTTAGCGATATACATCGCTAAATTTTTATCCGCTAAATTACTTGGGCACAGATTGATACTCATTGTGCCGCGATAGCCTTCGCTGCGTAGCAAGGCAAATTGCCGCAAACCCGATTGAATGACCCAGCGGGTCAGTGTGTCCATTAGACCCAGATGTTCAGCTACTTCAACGATTTGATCGGGCGGCACTTGCCCTAAGACGGCGTCTTCCCAGCGTAATAAAATTTCAGCACCAACGATGTGCTGGTTTTGGCTATTGATTTGCGCTTGAAATGCTAAATGAAAGCGATTTTGTGCCAGCGCTTCGCGTAATGGCGCTTCGAGCCGCGCCAGTTGTTGGCCGAGCCAATCGCGGTTTGGGTCATACACGCCAATTTGCTCTTGTGCAAAATCACGCGCCGCGATCCGCGCTGAGTTAAGTAAATCAGGCATGTTTTCGCCATGCTCTGGGTAAATAGCAATGCCAATATGCGGATGTAAATGTTGTGGTGTTTCTGGGGCTTCGCATAATAAATATTGCGCGCGATTGGCCGCCAGTAGTGCATGACTAATGCCGGCAATATTGGGAATTAATAAGCCCAGTGTTTGGTGGTCAATATGAAATAATTGATCGTTTTCGCGTAATAGGCTGCGTAAAGCAATGGCCATTTGTGCGACAACGGCGCTTTGTTTGGGGCGATGTGGTCGATGGCGAACTTCAATATGTAATACGCCGCAATATCGGCCACTGTGCGTGTGTGAGATGGCCGTCGTTAAGCGTTCAATATGGCGGATTTCGATCTCGTTCAGATCGTGAGCAAAGGCAGTCGCAGACATCGGGATTTATGTTTATTCCAAAAAAAACTCACGGGGATCAATTTGATGCGCGCCGCGCGGTAACTCTCGGCGAATATTGATCGGCAAACCACTCGGTAAGCTGGGGTTGGTAATGAGATCAAGCGTATGCGGTTTGGCGTAGGGGTGTTTATCTGGACCTAAAATAATCAGTAATTTAGGCTTGAGACGACGCACCCGATTTTGGCCAATGACAATACCGACCTCGCCGGTGGAAAGCTCAACGAGGGTACCCACATGAAATATCCCAACGCATTGTGAGAACTGCTCAATCAGGGCCGGATGGAAATACCGTTCGCTCCATTTATACATCAGTTGTAAAGCTTCATGCGCTGACTTGGCATTGGAATAACTGCGATCACTCGTGAGAGCAGTAAAACAATCGACAATGCCCGCCATACTGGCAAACATGCCGATGCGCTCGGCCTTGAGCCCCAATGGATAGCCGCTGCCGTCATAGCGTTCGTGGTGGCGCGCCACCATATCAAACACATCAATCGAGATGCCTTCCATTTGCGACAGAATATCTAAGCTGTGATTCACGTGCGTTTTCATCAGCATAAATTCGCCCGGGGTGTAGCGCCCCGTGCGGGTTAATAATTCGGGTGGCAAGCGCATTTTGCCCACGTCGAGCATTAAACCGGCCATGCCCAAATTTTGTAATTCGGCGCGGGGGTAGCCCAAGTGACGGCCAAAAGCGAGTAAATACACCGCTGAATCAATGGAATGGGCGTAGGTGTATTGGTCGCGATCTTTCAGTTGCGTTAGCCAAAGTAGGGCATTGGGATTACGGATAATTGAGCCAACTAAATCTGAAACTACTTCATTGATTTCTTCTACCTTCGGCTGTAAATCTTGGCGAACCGCTTCCATCAAACTAAGTACCAAACGCTGCGCCGTTTGATGTGAATTGCTGGCCGTTTTTATTTCTTGCTCAACCGCCGCAGTATCATCATAAATGACAATATCTGCGCTAAGTGCTGATGGGGTGCTGGTTGCCGATTGCTGACGCCAATTAGCAAACAGCTTACGCAGTTCTCTTAATATATTGAGTCGATCATGGCGTTGCTCTACAGCGGCTTTGTCAAAAGCAGGCGGATTATGTGGCAGATATCGACTAGACTCGATTTGATCTGTCGCTGTGAGTAAAGACGTCCATTGCGCGATTCCGCCGACAGAGCGATTCAGATCAAGGGTGATATATTCACAGTGATTATGCAGTAATTCGATTTGCTGGTGACTTTCAATTAAAAAGCCTTGCATTAAAAACGGAGTGTCAAGCCAAGGGCGATCGAGCTCGCTAACGAACTGGCCCAATTGTAGTTTGACAACAGGAATGCGAATTTCCACTTGCGAACCCATGTCGGCAGAGATGAACTGAGCAATTATATGCGTTCTGCGTACAATTCTTGCTTGATTCCGGAGAAAACCGTGTTTTTGCTGAAATGATGCTGCCACAATGCGACATTTGGGGGCTATTGGGCTTTATTTCATCGATATCGATGCAGTATTGGTCGCCCCTCTGCGCGTTATCTTGTTAAAATATAGGGCTAATTGTATAGAGGATAATCATGGCATTGCTGGAAATCCGTGATGTAGTAAAACAATTTGGTGATTTTACTGCAGTAAACCACGTGAGTTTGTCCGTTGAAGCGGGCGAGTTTTTTACGCTGCTCGGCCCATCTGGCTGTGGAAAGACAACGCTATTACGGATGTTGGCGGGTTTTGAACAACCTGATTCCGGTGAAATTATTTTGGATGGCGTCAATGTGGCAGGTGTTCCGCCAGAGAAACGCCCGGTGCACACCGTATTCCAAAATTACGCTTTATTTCCACATATGACCGTGGCGCAAAATATTGCTTTTCCGCTCAAAATGGCCAATGTGCCGGCTGAAGAGTTAAAACAGCGCGTAGCGGAAGTCTTAGAAGATGTGCAATTAACGCCTTTTGCCCAGCGCTTTCCGCATGAGATGTCGGGTGGCCAACGCCAACGCGTTGCGATTGCGCGCGCCTTGGTTAATCGTCCGCGCTTATTATTACTGGACGAGCCATTATCTGCGCTGGATGCTAAATTACGCGAAGAAATGCAAATTGAATTAATTAATTTGCAAAAAGAAGTCGGCATTACCTTTGTGTATGTTACCCATGACCAAGGTGAAGCTTTAGCCTTATCGCATCGAATTGCGGTGATGAATAAAGGACAAGTGGCACAGTTGGATGTGCCTGAAGTGATTTATAGCCATCCAAAAAGCCGCTTTGTGGCTGATTTTATTGGGCAATGTAATTTGCTTGATGGCACGATTGTGGCCATTGGCCATGATCGAATGCAAGTTGAAATTGCCGGTGTTGGTATTGCCGAAACCTTGTTATTGCCCGACGTTAAAGTGGGACAAAAAGGCACGCTAACGCTTCGCCCTGAAAAAATCAAACTCGCCGCGACTTTACCATTGGATGTGGCCGATGAAGTTCATTTCAAAGGCAAAGTACACGATTGCTTATATTTGGGTGATGTGACGATTTATGTTATTGAACTAGAGAATGGCATTTTGGTCGAAACCATGTTGCCGAATTCTGCGCCAGGACGGGCAAAATTCTTTGATGATAATGACTTGGTCGAATTGGCGTGGCGTTATGACGCTGGCCATTTT contains:
- a CDS encoding HD-GYP domain-containing protein, which codes for MEIRIPVVKLQLGQFVSELDRPWLDTPFLMQGFLIESHQQIELLHNHCEYITLDLNRSVGGIAQWTSLLTATDQIESSRYLPHNPPAFDKAAVEQRHDRLNILRELRKLFANWRQQSATSTPSALSADIVIYDDTAAVEQEIKTASNSHQTAQRLVLSLMEAVRQDLQPKVEEINEVVSDLVGSIIRNPNALLWLTQLKDRDQYTYAHSIDSAVYLLAFGRHLGYPRAELQNLGMAGLMLDVGKMRLPPELLTRTGRYTPGEFMLMKTHVNHSLDILSQMEGISIDVFDMVARHHERYDGSGYPLGLKAERIGMFASMAGIVDCFTALTSDRSYSNAKSAHEALQLMYKWSERYFHPALIEQFSQCVGIFHVGTLVELSTGEVGIVIGQNRVRRLKPKLLIILGPDKHPYAKPHTLDLITNPSLPSGLPINIRRELPRGAHQIDPREFFLE
- a CDS encoding ABC transporter ATP-binding protein, coding for MALLEIRDVVKQFGDFTAVNHVSLSVEAGEFFTLLGPSGCGKTTLLRMLAGFEQPDSGEIILDGVNVAGVPPEKRPVHTVFQNYALFPHMTVAQNIAFPLKMANVPAEELKQRVAEVLEDVQLTPFAQRFPHEMSGGQRQRVAIARALVNRPRLLLLDEPLSALDAKLREEMQIELINLQKEVGITFVYVTHDQGEALALSHRIAVMNKGQVAQLDVPEVIYSHPKSRFVADFIGQCNLLDGTIVAIGHDRMQVEIAGVGIAETLLLPDVKVGQKGTLTLRPEKIKLAATLPLDVADEVHFKGKVHDCLYLGDVTIYVIELENGILVETMLPNSAPGRAKFFDDNDLVELAWRYDAGHFILS
- a CDS encoding putative bifunctional diguanylate cyclase/phosphodiesterase; the protein is MSATAFAHDLNEIEIRHIERLTTAISHTHSGRYCGVLHIEVRHRPHRPKQSAVVAQMAIALRSLLRENDQLFHIDHQTLGLLIPNIAGISHALLAANRAQYLLCEAPETPQHLHPHIGIAIYPEHGENMPDLLNSARIAARDFAQEQIGVYDPNRDWLGQQLARLEAPLREALAQNRFHLAFQAQINSQNQHIVGAEILLRWEDAVLGQVPPDQIVEVAEHLGLMDTLTRWVIQSGLRQFALLRSEGYRGTMSINLCPSNLADKNLAMYIANALEVWDIPANTLVLEITESALIADIEAALKQLEQLKQMGCLLSLDDFGTGYSSLSYLKRLPIDELKIDRSFIQSMASSHKDAAIVQSIIELAHRLQLTVVAEGVENAATAAFLQQHQCDTIQGFYYSRPVSLADFKAYFQRMEQAA
- the waaC gene encoding lipopolysaccharide heptosyltransferase I, translating into MKKILIAKLTSLGDILFVMPMISDIQYHFPDAQIDWLVDAQFAELPAMHPAINRVIAVPLRGYRRKSIRQNWHVIQSAIKQLRCEHYDVILDCHGMIKSALFSQVAKAKLIIGPPDYRLGEKAARWAYHRQVVPDANLPAVAWYRSYAALALNYSIETEIDFGLQADECLPSWLPANRPYVMCFHAASKAEKTWPVAQWLEVLQPLEQQGVMAILPWGTEGEYAVAQQIAAGLKLAMVPPKLTIAQIASLIRHADWSIGVDTGMTHLAENMGRATIALYTQTDSASYHPVWNTQAYSLGGQGVVPQAKQVLAIMGIAA
- a CDS encoding deoxyguanosinetriphosphate triphosphohydrolase, which gives rise to MMNWQQLLSANRLGVDDGSLPDFEAGRSNYHKDHDRIVFCSPFRRMGRKTQVHPMTENDHVHTRLTHSIEVACVGRSLGVLIGEQLKGQLPAHVSPFDLGGIVQAACLAHDIGNPPFGHAGEYAIRDWFRRPEQAYLMQTLTAAERRDLMTYEGNAQGFRIITQLENHRFDGGLRLTYATLGTTLKYPWSSEFAGTKGKFSCYQSELKILANVAEELGLPLLETNKWARHPLSYLMEAADDICYAILDLEDGIEIGTLPYETVEPLLMKICGGETSLLQLEVAAAPSTRRKISLLRGKAIDRSIRDVAATFMTHYERIMAGTYQGDLLNDCPPSMRLGLAEAKQLARDRIFNERRKIEIEVGSFTCLEILLSAFCTAAYEQHISAEMPFRMRRVLDLMDYNAPKKEWPLIEAYRRVLDFIGGMTDNYATYLAQQVGGMGR